From the Streptomonospora nanhaiensis genome, the window TCAGCACCACCCTGCCCGCCACGCCCGCCGGCGCACCCGACCTCGACCGCGCGGCGTTCCTGGAGGAACTGGGCTACGACTCCCTGGGCGTGCCCGACCTGCTGCTGGGCGACGGCACCCCCGGCCTGGACCCTGTGGTGGTGCTGGCCGCGGCCGCCGGGCGCACCCGCCGCATCGGGCTGGAGTTCGGCGTGCTGAGCCTGCCGCTGCGCCCCGTCGCCCTGGTCGCCGCCCAGGTCCAGGCCCTGCAGCACGTCTCGGGCGGCCGGGTGGTGCTGGGCGTGGGCATCGGCGGGTTCCCCCACGCGCCGTTCTGGGAGGCGGCCGGGGCCGCCGCCACCGGGCGCGGGCGCCGGCTGGACGCCGCCCTGGCCGCGCTGCCCGGCCTGCTGCGCGGGGAGGCCACCGCCGTCCCCGGGAGCGGCGGACGTGCGATCACCCTCGCCCCGTCCGCGCCCGTGCCGCCCGTCCTCGTCGGCGGCAACTCCGAGGCGGCCATGCGCCGGGCGGTCCGCCACGGCGCCGGCTGGGCGCCCTCGCTGGTCACACCCGAGGAACTGGCCGAGGGGACCGCGCGGCTGCGCGAGATCGCCGACGAACTGGGACGGCCGGTGCCCGCCGTCACCGTCGGCGGGCACGCCGTGCTCAGCGACGACCCCGCCGCCGTCGAAGGGTTCGTGCGCACCCTGGTGGAGGCCCACGGCATGTCCGAGGAGCGCGCCGCACGGCTGCCCGTCACCGGCGGCCCCGAGCAGGTGGCCGAGCGCCTGGCCGCCTACGCGGAGGCCGGCGCCCAGGGCGTGGGACTGAGCCTGGACGGCGCCCGGTGGGAGCACCAGGCCGAGACGCTGGCCCGGGCCCGCGCGCTCGTCTCCACCGCGGCCGGCTGAGCCAGCCGCGCCGGCGGCGTGCTCGACCGCCCGCCAAGCGGGCCGGGGCGATGACGCGCCGCCGCGGCGCTCACCCCGTCCTGTGCAGCTCCTGGGTGACCGGCCCGTCCGGATCGGACTGGAAGTACAGGGTGTCCCGGTCCTCTACGTAGAGCTGGACGCCGCCGGTCATGCCGAGCCCGCCGTCCTCGACGCCCAGGTACACGAAGTCGTTCGACGTGCCCGGGTCCTCGTACTCCCAGCTGCCGCTGAAGTCGACCGGACCCGCGCCCTCGCTCGTGGTCACACCGGTGGCCGCGAACGTGCCCTCGGCCGAGAGCTCGATCCGCCCGCCGTCGTCGCTGCGGTACACGCCGGGCAGCGCCTCCGGGGCGACCGCCCCCGAGCATCCCGAGACGAGCGCCGCGCAGGCGGCCGGCATGGCGACGAACCACCGTCCACCCGCCCTTGTGCGCATCACGGGGCCAGCGTACCGCCGGTGGTGGGCCCCCCGCGGGCCGCGGCGTCACCGCCGGTCGGGGGCGCGGGCTGTCCGCGGCGTTCGGCGCCGTTGCGGCGCGGGGCCGGTGCGGCGGCGCGGTGGTGGGGGATGTCGTGGACGGCGTGGTAGGCGTAGCCCAGCGCCTCCTCGACCAGGGCGGCGAGGTGGTCGCTGGTGATGCGGTACAGCATGCGGCGCCCCTCGCGGCGGGAGGTGACCAGCCCGGCCAGGCGCAGCCGGCCCAGGTGCTGGGACACCGAGGAGCGCGACGCCTCCACCTGGGCGGTCAGGGTCGACACGTCCTGCTCGGTGGTGAGCAGCCGCAGCAGGTGCAGCCGGGTGGGGTCGGCCAGCAGGCCCAGGACCTCGGCGGCGGCGCCGTACTGCTCGTCGGAGCCCTCGGGGGGCCGACCCGGTGTGTTGTCATGCGCGTGCATGTTTGCATAATGTCGGATGCGCCGCGCCCGCCGCAACACCCGCGGGCGCCTGTCGACGCTTCCCCGAAAGGCTCCTGCCATGGCCGACCGGCACCACCACCGCGACCGCGAGGGACACCCCGGCCGCGCCCACGGCCATGGGCACGGCCACGGGCACGGCGCGACGCTGCGGGCCCGGCTGCTGCACGCCTTCACCCCGCACAGCCACGACACCGCCGACCGCTTCGACTCCGCGCTGGAGTCCAGCGGTCTGGCGATGCGCACGCTGGTGTGGTCCCTGCTCGCGCTGATGGCCACGGCGGCCGCGCAGGCCGCCGTCGTGGCCGCGACCGGGTCGGTGGCGCTGCTGGGCGACACCGTCCACAACTTCGCCGACGCGCTCACCGCCGTTCCGGTGGGTATCGCCCTGCTCCTGGGGCGGCGGGCCGCCAGCCGCCGCTTCACCTACGGCCTGGGCCGGGCCGAGGACCTGGCCGGGGTCGTGGTGGTGGTGCTCATCGCGGCCTCGGCCGTCCTGGCCGGCTACGAGGCGCTGCACCGCCTGGCCGACCCCCGTCCGGTGCAGCACCTGTGGGCGGTGGCCGCCGCCGGGGTGATCGGGTTCGCCGGCAACGAACTGGTGGCGCGCTGGCGCATCCGGGTGGGGCGGCGCATCGGCTCGGCCGCGCTGGTGGCCGACGGCGCCCACGCCCGCGCCGACGGGTTCACCAGCCTGGCCGTGGTGGGCGGCGCGGCGGGGGTGGCGCTGGGCTTCCCGGCGGCCGACCCGCTGGTGGGCCTGGCCATGGCGGTGGCCATCGCGTTCGTCGCCTACGGCGCGGCCAAGCGGGTCGGCGCGCGGCTGCTGGACGCCGTGGACCCCGCCGAGGTGGAGATGTGCGAGACCGCGGCGGCGGCCGTGCCCGGGGTGTCGGGGGTGTCGGAGGTGCGGATGCGCTGGATCGGCCACACGCTGCGCGCCGAACTGTCGGTGGCGGTGGAGGCGGGGCTGAGCGTGGCCCGGGGCCACGGCATCGCCCACGAGGTCGAGCGCGCCCTGATGGCGGCGGTGCCCCGGCTGGGCGCGGCGACCGTGCATGTGGAGCCCGACACCGGCGCCGAGACCGCCCACCGGGGTCTGGCCCACCACGGCTGAGGAGCGCGGGCCGGGGCCGGGCGGCGCGCGCCCGGCCCCGGTGCCCTCACGCCACCCGCACCACGTGCTTGCCCCGGACGCCGCCGGCCTCCAGCGACGCGTGCGCCTTGGCGATGTCGGCCAGGGGGAACACGGTGTCGACCACCGGCCGCAGCGCGCCGCCCTGCACCAGCAGCGTCAGTTCGGCGAGCAGTTCGCCGCCGGGGTCGCCGCGGAAGAACCGCACGCGGCGGCGCCCGAACACGGCCGACGCGGCGATGTAGGCCAGCGACGCGGCGAGGCGGTCGGCGTCGACCGTGACCGCCACCATGCGCCCCCGCCGGGTCAGCAGCCGGCGCCAGGCGCTCAGGCCGGTGCCCACGGTGTCGAGGACGACGTCGAACCGCCCCAGGTCGCCGGGTGCCACGGCGCGGTGGTCCAGCGCCTCGTCGGCGCCCAGCTCCCGCACGAGGTCGAGGTTGGCGGCGCCGGCCAGGCCGGTCACGTGGGCGCCGTAGGCGCGGCCGAGCTGGACGGCGGCGCTGCCCACGCCGCCGCTCGCACCGCGCACCAGCAGCCGCTCGCCGGCGGCCAGGCGGGCCTTGTCGCGCAGGGCGGTGATGACGGTGGTGCCCACGGCGGGCAGGGCCGCGGCCGCCACGAGGTCGAGGCCGGCGGGCGCCGGGGCGAGCCGGTCGGCGGGGACCGCCACGTACTCGGCCGCGCTGCCGAAGGACAGCGGGGGCGGGACCAGCCCCCACACCCGGTCGCCGACCCGCCACCCGCCGCCGGCCCCCTCGCCCAGGGCCGCCACCTCGCCGGCGAAGTCCAGGCCCACCCGCTTGGGCCAGCCGCCCCCCGCCTTGTCGGTCACCGCCCGAAGCCGCCCGGCCCGTCCGGTCAGCTCGCCGCCGTTCACGCCGGCGGCGCGCACCTTCACCAGCACCTCGCCGGGGCCGGGGGCGGGCACGGGCACCCGGCCCACGTACAGCACCTCCGGGGGGCCGTAGCGGTCGTAGAGGGCCGCACGCATCTCGCTCACGCTGCCACGTTCCATTCTGTCGCTTCGGGTGCGGGGCCCCGGACGGCCGCCGCACACCCACCGGGGCCCACGGTAGGTTCCGGACGAACGGGTTCTTCGAGATGAGGCCGATGTGAGAGACACCCGCGCCCGATCCTCTCGGTTGCCGCGCCCGGGCGCCGACACCGCAGCCGCGCCGGCCCTGCGCGCCGACGCCGCGCACAACCGCCGCCGCATCCTGCGGGCCGCCCGCGAGGTGTTCGCCGAGCGCGGACTGGACGCGCCTACGGCCGCCGTGGCGCGGCGCGCGGGTGTGGGCGTGGCAACGCTCTACCGGCGCTTCGCCACCCGCGACGCGCTGCTGGCCGAGGTCTTCGCCGACGAGATGGCCGCCTGCGCCGGCGCGGTCGAGGACGCGCTCGCCGACCCCGACCCCTGGCGCGGGTTCTCCGCCTTCCTGGAACTGGTCTGCGCGGCGCAGGCCACCGACCGCGGGTTCACCGCCGCCCTGCTGACGACCTCGCGGGCCAGGGCGGGCGCGTTCGAGGACGCCCGCGCCCGCATGGAGGCGGGGGTCGCCGCGCTGGTGCGGCGCGCCAAGGCCGCCGGGGCGCTGCGGCGCGACTTCAGCCGCTCCGACCTCTCGCTGGCCCTGATGGCCAGCCGCGGGATCACCGCCGAGTCCCCCGAGGCGGCGGCCGCCGCCTCCCGCCGCCTGGTGGCCCTGCTGCTGCGGTCCTTCCGGGCCGACGCCCCCCAGGCCGCGCCGCTGCCGCCGACCGCCCCGATCGACCTCTACCCCGCGCGCGAGCCGCGGGGCGCGCCCCCGCGCCGCTGAGACGCCCGCGCGAGCGGCTCACCCCTTCAGGCCGTAGAAGTGCAGTGGCGAGTTGGGCGCGAAGCCGATGCGGCGGTACACCGGCGCCCCCGCGGCGGTGGCGTGCAGGGTGGCGCGGGCCAGGCCGGCGCCCCGGGCGCCCTCGTGGAGCACCTTGCGCGTCACCGCCTCGGCGTAGCCCCGGCGCTGCCAGTCCGGGTCGGTGGCCACCAGCAGGACGAACAGGCGGCCCTCGGTCTCCAGCGCCGCCGCGCACGTGACCGGGACGCCGTCGCGCAGGCCCAGGTAGGCGTGGGCCCGGCCGGTCCACAGCGGCGCGCCCAGGAGTCCGTCGCGGCCGTCCTCCAGCGCGAACCCGTAGGCGCGGGAGTTCAGGTCGGCGAAGGCCCGCACCTGGTCCTCGGTCGCCACGCGGTGGAACTCGAGGTCGGGGTGGCGGGGGTCGGGGACTGGCAGCAGGTCGCCGGCCATGCCGGTGCCCGACATCGCCCGGGTGAGGCCCGCCTGCTGGGCGGCCGCGCTCAGCTGCGCCCGGGCGCCGCCGCCCAGCAGGCCGGCGAACAGCCACAGGAACCCCGGGCGCCGCTTGGCGCGCATGATGTCGGCGGCCTCGCCCAGGCGCCGGCGCAGCAGGCCGGGGTCGGCGCCGTCCTCGGTCAGGGTGATGCAGTTCCAGAAGGCGAACCGGGAGTCGGCCCAGCGCACGGCGATGCCCGGCAGGTCGCGCACGTCGGCACGGGGGTCGCGGTCGTGCACCACGGTGCGCCAGGCCGCGGCGAGCTGCTCCATCGATTCGATCGACTCCGAGCGGTCGGTCATCTGCACCCCTGCACCTCTTGCGCGAATGGAACCCGGCTTCTCCAGTCATAGGCCCTCCCGGGGCGGTCCCGCAGGGTTTCGGCGAACAAGGCGGCCAGGGGCCGGTCCGGCCCGCCGCCCGCCCGCGTTTTGCGGAAACAGCAACGGTATTTGTCAAAAGCGCTGCGCGCGGCCGAGGATGCGGGGCATACGGATACGGCGTGAAGGAGGAGCGACACGATGAACACCTACGCGGAGGCGGGGCCGCGCCCGGCGGGCGACGTCGACGGCGGCGAGTACGACGTGGTCGTGGTGGGCGGAGGCGCGGCCGGGCTGGCCGGGGCGATGGCGCTGGCCCGGGCGCGGCGCTCGGTGCTGGTCGTCGACGCCGGGCAGCCGCGCAACGCCCCGGCCGAGGGCATCCACGTCTACCTGGGCAGTGAGGGCACGTCGCCCGCGCGGTTCCTGGCGCGGGGCCGCGCCGAGGTCGCCGCCTACGGCGGCGAGGTGGTGGCGGGCCGGGTGGAGGCGGTGGAGCGCCGCGCCGAGGGCGGCTTCCGCGTCGCCGTCGCCGGCGGGTTCTCGGTGGGCGCGCGGCGGCTGCTGCTGGCCACCGGCCTGGTGGACGAACTGCCGCCCGTCCCCGGACTGGCCGAGCGCTGGGGCCGCGACGTGCTGCACTGCCCCTACTGCCACGGCTACGAGGTGCGCGACCAGGCGATCGGCGTGGTGGCCACCGGTCCGATGTCGGTGCACCAGGCCCTGCTGTGGCGGCAGTGGAGCGCCGACGTGGTGCTGTTCACCAACGGCGTGCTGGAGGTCGGCGCCGAGGACGCCGAGCGGCTGGCCGCCCGCGGGATCGCGGTGGTCGAGGGCGAGGTGGCCGCCGTCGAGACCGAGGCCGACCGCCTGAGCGGGGTGCGCCTGGCCGACGGGCGCACGGTGGCCCGCCAGGCGCTGGCCGTGGCCGCCCCGGGGCGGGCCCGCACCGACGTGCCGGCCGGCCTGGACCTTCCCCTCACCGAGGTGGTCCGCAACGGCCACGTGATGGGCACCCAGGTCAGCGCCGACCCCATGGGCGCCACCGGCGTGCCGGGCGTGTGGGTGGCCGGAAACGTCACCAACGTGGTCGAGCAGGTCATCGGCGCGGCCGCGGCGGGGGTGCGGGCCGGCGCCGCCATCAACGCCGACCTGATCGAGGAGGACACCGAGGCGGCGGTGGCGGCCTACCGCGCCGACCCGCTCTCGGCCCGCGGGGAGGCCGAGGCCGGCGCGCGCGTCCTCGGCGACAGCCGGCACGGCCTGTGACACCCTCGGCCCGGCGGGCCCGGTCCGGGCCCGCCGGCGCGGCGCATTCATCCATTCGGCGATACGGAAGGACACCGGCCATGCACGAGCACACCGCCGCGGACGACTACGCGGCGTCCTGGGACGCGCGCTACAGCGAGAGCGACCGCCTGTGGAGCGGCGAGCCCAACGCCGCCCTGGTCCGCGAGGCCGCCGACCTGGCCCCGGGCACGGCCCTGGACCTGGGCTCGGGCGAGGGCGGCGACGCCATCTGGCTGGCCCGCAGGGGCTGGCGGGTGACCGGGGTCGACATCTCCCGGGTGGCGCTGGAGCGCGCCGCCGCCCACGTGCGCGAGGCCGGGGTGGCCGACAGCGTCGAACTGCGCCACTGCGACCTGGGCGCGGAGTTCCCCGAGGGGCGGTTCGACCTGGTCTCGGCGCACTTCCTGCACGCCCACGGCGGCCTGCCCCGCGAGGACATCCTGCGCCGCGCAGCCGCGGCCGTGGCGCCGGGCGGGGTGCTGCTCGTGGTGGGCCACTCGCGCAACGCCTCCATGGGCCACCTCGACCACGAGCAGCGGATGAGCCTGCCCACGGCCGAGGAGGACCTGGCGGTGCTGGAGTTGGCCGAGGGGCGGTGGGAGGTGCTGCGCTGCGAGGAGTACGAGCACACCTACACCGGCGCCGACGGGGAGTCCACGCGCGTGGACACCGTGGTCAAGGTGCGTCGGCGCGCCGACTGAGCCGAGCGGGCGGTGGCGCCGACCGGCGCCGGCGCGGCGGGCCGCCGGGGTGGACCTCCCCGGCGGCCCGCGCCCGTGCGGGGGCGGCTCAGCCGGCTTCGCGGTCGTAGGTGAGGAAGGCCGCCCCGCTGTCGAAGACGTGGTGGTGGGTGAGGCGCCAGGCCCGCGGCTCGAAGCGGGCCCCGCGGCCGAACAGCGGCACGCCGGCGCCGATGGTCATGGCCGCCAGCTTCACGACCAGGCGGTCCACCTCGCCGTAGAGGGATCCGGCCAGGGCGCCACCGCCCACCAGCCAGATGTCCTTGCCCTCCTCGCGCTTGAGCGCCCGCACGGCGGCCGCGGGGTCGCCGGAGACGACCTCCACCCCGGAGTCGGGGTCGGCGCGCAGCGTCGAGGAGAACACCACGTGGCGCAGGTGGGGGTAGGCGTTGGCGATACCGGCCTTGAGGCCGACCTCGTAGCTGTTGCGGCCCTCGACCACGGTGTCGAAGTGGGTGCCCGGGTCGGTGACGCCCAGGGCCGCGCGGGCGGGGGCGGGCAGGGTCTCGGGGTACTCGGCCGTCAGGTAGGCGACGTAGTCCTGGGGGATGGGCCAGAAGCCGTCCGGGCCGGTGGGGTCGGCGCCGTCGGGGCCGGCGATGAACCCGTCGACGGTGGAGGCGATGAAGTAGACGAGTTTGCGCATAGGATCGACCCCAACTGTTGTACTGCGTTTGAAGTGGTTTTAACGTAGTACTACAATTAGAGTGGCGTCAAGTGGGAAACGCACGGGGGCCCGCGCACAGGCCCCGGGCCGGCACCGGGTCGTCCCGTGCGCCGACGCCCAGCCGCCCGCGCGCGGGGCGGCAGCAGCCGTGGCGGGTGGCGTGGCGCCGCCGCGGGGCGGTCCCTCAGCGGGCCGGCGGGTGCGGGGTGTCCGCCGGCCCGCTCTCGCCCGCGCCGGCGGGGGCGCCGTCGGCAAGCGCGGCGAGCATCCGCAGCTTCTCGTCGCTGCCGCTTCCCTTGTCGGGGTAGTACACGACGAGGATGACGTCCTCGATGGGCAGCTTGTCGCGGTGGACCGCCAGTTCGCCGACGACGGGGTGGTGGACGGTGGTGGTGCCGCCGTCGAGCCTGCGCACGTCGTGGCGGGCCCACAGGGTGCGAAACCGCGGGCTGGCCAGTGCCAGCTCCCCCACGAGCTCCACGAACCGCGGGTCGTCGGTGTCGTCGCCGATGGTGGTGCGAAGAGCGCCGATGAAGTCCTCGGCGGCCTTGGCCCAGTCCTGGTGGAACGCCTGCTCCTCGGGGTCCAGGAACAGCGAGCGGAGCCGGTTGTTCCCGGGCACCAGCCGCGGGGAGAAGGCGAGCGCCAGGGGGTTGGCGGCCAGGACGTCGAAGGAGCGCCCCTCGACGAACGCCGGCAGGGGAAGGTGGGCCAGGAGCTGGTGCACCCGCGCCGGTACGCGCTCGGGCCGCCTGCGGCGCGGCGCCCGGGGGCGGGCCGCCGCCAGGCCCAGCAGGTAGGTCCGCTCGACGTCGTCGAGCCGCAGGACGCGCGCCAGCGACTCCAGGACCTGGGGCGAGGGGTTGCGGTCGCGGCCCCGCTCCAGGCGCAGGTAGTAGTCGGGGCTGATCCCGGCGAGCAGGGCGACCTCCTCGCGGCGCAGGCCCGGGACGCGCCGGGTGCCGCCGGAGGGGATCCCCGCCTGCTCGGGGGAGACCAGTTCGCGCCGGGCGCGCAGGTACGCGCCCAGCCGGTTGTCGGTTCCCGGGTCCTTCATGGCTCCACCGTAGTGCGGGGCGCTCGCCGAAGAGGGGGCCCTGCCGGGACCAGGGACAGCCGGGGCACTGCCGCCTTGCGCCGGAGCCGCCCAGACTCGCGTCGGACCGTTTTCACAGGGGCGCCGCGGACCGGCCGCGGCGCCGCACGGAAGGGACGAACCCGTGGACCTCTCCCAGCGCACCGTCCTCATCGTCGGGGGCACCTCCGGTATCGGCCGCGAACTGGCGCGGCGGTTCGCCGCGGCGGGCAGCACCGTGGCCGTGGGCGGCCGCAGCGCGCGGGCGCGCACCGACCTCTCCGGCGAGGGCATCGACGCGTTCGACGTCGACGTCACCGACGAGGAGTCCGTCGCCCGCGCCCGCGACGCCGTGCTCGACCGGCACCCCGGCCTGGACACCGTGGTGACCATGGCGGGCGTCATGCTCATGGAGGACCTGCGCGACCCCGGGCACTTCGCGGCGGCGCGCACCACCGTCGACACCAACCTGCTCGGCACCATCCGGGTCGTCGACGCCTTCACCCCGCACCTGATCCGGCGCGGCTCCGGCACCTTCGTCACCGTGACCTCCGGCATCGCCTTCCTGCCGTTCCCGCCCATGCCCACCTACGCCGCCTCCAAGGCCGCGGTGCACGCCTACTCCGAGGCCCTGCGGGCGCAACTGGAGGGCACCGGAGTCGGCGTCGTCGAACTGGTGCCCCCGGCCGTGGCCACCGGGGGCCAGGAGAAGGTGAACCCGCACGCGCTGCCGCTCGACGACTTCGCCGAGGAGGCCATGGGGCTGCTCGCCCAGGAGCCCACCCCCAACGAGATCCTGGTCGAACGGGTCCACATGCACCGCTGGGCCGAGCGCGACGGCACCTACGCCGACCTCGTCGCGCAGCGCTCCCAGGCCCTGGCCATGCTCCCCGGCCGCCAGGGCTGACACCCGCCGGGCGGGCCGTGCGCCGGCGGCACCCGCCTCCGCGGCCCCGCCGCCCGGCCCGCCCTCGCCGCAAAACCGGTGGCCTGCGCCGGGGCACGCGCCCTACACTCCGGTGCCGACCGCCGCGCCGACGTAGAGGGGGAGGAGCCGGTGGACCAGGCCCAGGAGACCGTGGCCGTGCTGCGGCGGGTGCTCGGCCCGGCCCTGGCCGGCGCCTACCTGCACGGCTCGGCCGTGCTGGAGGGCCTGGGGCCCCACAGCGACGTCGACGTGTTCGCCGTGGTGCACCGCCCCACCACCCACCGGGAGCGCCGCGCCCTGGTGGCCGGGCTGCTGCCGATCTCGGGCGCCCCGGCCCGTCCCGTGGAGCTGACCGTGGTGGCCGCCGCCGACATGCGCCCCTGGCGCTACCCCCCGCGCCGCGAGTTCCAGTACGGGGAGTGGCTGCGCGCCGACTACGAGCGCGGCCACGTCCCCGAGCCCCGCCCCGACCCCGACCTGGCGCCGCTGGTGGCCCTGGTGCTGCGCGGCGACCGCCCCCTCTACGGCCCCCCGCCCGCCGACCTGCTCGACCCGGTCCCCGACCCCGACCTGCGCCGCGCCGTGGCCGCCGGGGTGCCCGGCCTGCTGGCCGAACTGGAGGAGGACACCCGCAACGCCGTCCTCACCCTGGCCCGGGTCTGGACCACGCTGGCCACCGGCGAGATCCGCTCCAAGGACGCGGCGGCCGCCTGGGCGCTGGAGCGGCTGCCCGCCGAGCACCGGCCGGTTCTGGCCCGCGCCCGCGCCGTCTACCGCGGCGAGCACCCCGAGGACTGGAGCGACCTGCGCCCGGCCCTGCGCGCCCACGCCGAGCACGTCGCCGGCGTCATCGCGGCCCTGGCCCCCGGCGCCGCCGACCGGCCGGGCGGCTGAGCGCGCCGCGCCGCGCGGGCTAGGCTTGCGCGGGTCCCGCGCGGCGCGGGACCCCCGTCCACGACAGGAAGGACCTCCGTGACCGAGCAACTCGCCCCGATGCCCGCCGACTGGCAGCGCGCCCTGGCGATCGTCGCCCACCCCGACGACCTGGAGTACGGCGCGGCCTCGGCGATCGCCCAGTGGACGGCCCAGGGCCGCGAGGTCGCCTACGTCCTGGCCACCCGGGGCGAGGCCGGGATCGCCACCCTGGACCCGGAGCGCGCCGCCCCGCTGCGTGAACGCGAGCAGCGCGCCAGCGCGGCCGTGGTGGGCGTCTCCTCGGTGGAGTTCCTGGACCACCCCGACGGGGTCGTGGAGTACGGCCCCGCGCTGCGCCGCGACATCGCCGCCGCCATCCGCCGCCACCGCCCCGAACTGGTGGTCACGCTCAACCACCGCGACACCTTCGGCGGCACCTTCTGGAACAGCCCCGACCACAAGGCGGTGGGCCGGGCGGTGCTGGACGCCGTGGCCGACGCGGGCAACCGGTGGATCTTCCGCGACCTGGCCGAGTCCGGCCTGGAGCCGTGGGAGGGCGTGCGCTGGGTGGCGGTGGCCGCCTCGCCCCGGCCCACCCACGCCGTGGCCGCCGAACCCGGAATGGAGCAGGCGGTGCGCTCGCTGCTGGAGCACCGCGCCTACATCGAGGCGCTCACCGACACCGACCCCGAGACCTACGCGCGGGAGTTCCTGGCCCAGTCCACCGGCGCCGCCGCCGAGCGGTTCGGCGGCCGGCCCGCGGTGACCTTCGAGGTCTTCGCGTTCTGAGCCCGCCCGCGCGCGGCCGCCCTCAGCCGCGGGGCGGGTTGAGGGCCACCGCCTTGAAGAAGGTGTAGTGGAACGTGCCGCCGTCCTCGGCGGTGCGCAGCAGGTCGGCCACGCCCCGGTCGAAGTCCTGTGCCCTGATCCGGCCCCCCGCCAGCGCGGGCACGCGCACCGCCGCCATCACCCCGGTGAAGGTGGTGCGGACGAACCCGTTGACCAGGGCGGGCCGGGTGGCGTCGGCGTAGACGGTGCGCGGGCGCACCGCCACGTCGCGGAAGCCGGCGCCGGACAGCAGCGGTTGCAGCCGGCGCCCGATCAGCGCGTCGCCGCCGGCCGCCGCCTGCAGGCGCACCTGCTCGGCCACGACCGCCTCGGCGTAGGGGCTGGCCGGGTGGAAGAGCGCCGAGCCGTGGTCGCCCTCGACCACGGTGAGCGTGCCGCCGGGGCGCAGCACCCGGCCCAGTTCCCGCAGCGCGCCGGCGGGGTCGGCCACGTGCTCCAGGACGAAGCAGACGAAGACGTGGTCGAAGGCGGCGTCGGGGAAGGGCAGGTCGAAGAGGTCGGCTTGGTGCCAGCGCACGCGCGCGCCGGGGGCCGCCTCCGCCACGCGCTCGCGCGCCCGGGCCAGGGAGTCGGCGGCGCGGTCCAC encodes:
- a CDS encoding NAD(P)-dependent alcohol dehydrogenase, which codes for MRAALYDRYGPPEVLYVGRVPVPAPGPGEVLVKVRAAGVNGGELTGRAGRLRAVTDKAGGGWPKRVGLDFAGEVAALGEGAGGGWRVGDRVWGLVPPPLSFGSAAEYVAVPADRLAPAPAGLDLVAAAALPAVGTTVITALRDKARLAAGERLLVRGASGGVGSAAVQLGRAYGAHVTGLAGAANLDLVRELGADEALDHRAVAPGDLGRFDVVLDTVGTGLSAWRRLLTRRGRMVAVTVDADRLAASLAYIAASAVFGRRRVRFFRGDPGGELLAELTLLVQGGALRPVVDTVFPLADIAKAHASLEAGGVRGKHVVRVA
- a CDS encoding cation diffusion facilitator family transporter, with product MADRHHHRDREGHPGRAHGHGHGHGHGATLRARLLHAFTPHSHDTADRFDSALESSGLAMRTLVWSLLALMATAAAQAAVVAATGSVALLGDTVHNFADALTAVPVGIALLLGRRAASRRFTYGLGRAEDLAGVVVVVLIAASAVLAGYEALHRLADPRPVQHLWAVAAAGVIGFAGNELVARWRIRVGRRIGSAALVADGAHARADGFTSLAVVGGAAGVALGFPAADPLVGLAMAVAIAFVAYGAAKRVGARLLDAVDPAEVEMCETAAAAVPGVSGVSEVRMRWIGHTLRAELSVAVEAGLSVARGHGIAHEVERALMAAVPRLGAATVHVEPDTGAETAHRGLAHHG
- a CDS encoding ArsR/SmtB family transcription factor, giving the protein MHAHDNTPGRPPEGSDEQYGAAAEVLGLLADPTRLHLLRLLTTEQDVSTLTAQVEASRSSVSQHLGRLRLAGLVTSRREGRRMLYRITSDHLAALVEEALGYAYHAVHDIPHHRAAAPAPRRNGAERRGQPAPPTGGDAAARGGPTTGGTLAP
- a CDS encoding NAD(P)/FAD-dependent oxidoreductase, producing the protein MNTYAEAGPRPAGDVDGGEYDVVVVGGGAAGLAGAMALARARRSVLVVDAGQPRNAPAEGIHVYLGSEGTSPARFLARGRAEVAAYGGEVVAGRVEAVERRAEGGFRVAVAGGFSVGARRLLLATGLVDELPPVPGLAERWGRDVLHCPYCHGYEVRDQAIGVVATGPMSVHQALLWRQWSADVVLFTNGVLEVGAEDAERLAARGIAVVEGEVAAVETEADRLSGVRLADGRTVARQALAVAAPGRARTDVPAGLDLPLTEVVRNGHVMGTQVSADPMGATGVPGVWVAGNVTNVVEQVIGAAAAGVRAGAAINADLIEEDTEAAVAAYRADPLSARGEAEAGARVLGDSRHGL
- a CDS encoding LLM class flavin-dependent oxidoreductase → MRISTTLPATPAGAPDLDRAAFLEELGYDSLGVPDLLLGDGTPGLDPVVVLAAAAGRTRRIGLEFGVLSLPLRPVALVAAQVQALQHVSGGRVVLGVGIGGFPHAPFWEAAGAAATGRGRRLDAALAALPGLLRGEATAVPGSGGRAITLAPSAPVPPVLVGGNSEAAMRRAVRHGAGWAPSLVTPEELAEGTARLREIADELGRPVPAVTVGGHAVLSDDPAAVEGFVRTLVEAHGMSEERAARLPVTGGPEQVAERLAAYAEAGAQGVGLSLDGARWEHQAETLARARALVSTAAG
- a CDS encoding dihydrofolate reductase family protein, producing the protein MRKLVYFIASTVDGFIAGPDGADPTGPDGFWPIPQDYVAYLTAEYPETLPAPARAALGVTDPGTHFDTVVEGRNSYEVGLKAGIANAYPHLRHVVFSSTLRADPDSGVEVVSGDPAAAVRALKREEGKDIWLVGGGALAGSLYGEVDRLVVKLAAMTIGAGVPLFGRGARFEPRAWRLTHHHVFDSGAAFLTYDREAG
- a CDS encoding SAM-dependent methyltransferase; this translates as MHEHTAADDYAASWDARYSESDRLWSGEPNAALVREAADLAPGTALDLGSGEGGDAIWLARRGWRVTGVDISRVALERAAAHVREAGVADSVELRHCDLGAEFPEGRFDLVSAHFLHAHGGLPREDILRRAAAAVAPGGVLLVVGHSRNASMGHLDHEQRMSLPTAEEDLAVLELAEGRWEVLRCEEYEHTYTGADGESTRVDTVVKVRRRAD
- a CDS encoding TetR/AcrR family transcriptional regulator — translated: MRDTRARSSRLPRPGADTAAAPALRADAAHNRRRILRAAREVFAERGLDAPTAAVARRAGVGVATLYRRFATRDALLAEVFADEMAACAGAVEDALADPDPWRGFSAFLELVCAAQATDRGFTAALLTTSRARAGAFEDARARMEAGVAALVRRAKAAGALRRDFSRSDLSLALMASRGITAESPEAAAAASRRLVALLLRSFRADAPQAAPLPPTAPIDLYPAREPRGAPPRR
- a CDS encoding helix-turn-helix transcriptional regulator — its product is MKDPGTDNRLGAYLRARRELVSPEQAGIPSGGTRRVPGLRREEVALLAGISPDYYLRLERGRDRNPSPQVLESLARVLRLDDVERTYLLGLAAARPRAPRRRRPERVPARVHQLLAHLPLPAFVEGRSFDVLAANPLALAFSPRLVPGNNRLRSLFLDPEEQAFHQDWAKAAEDFIGALRTTIGDDTDDPRFVELVGELALASPRFRTLWARHDVRRLDGGTTTVHHPVVGELAVHRDKLPIEDVILVVYYPDKGSGSDEKLRMLAALADGAPAGAGESGPADTPHPPAR
- a CDS encoding GNAT family N-acetyltransferase, producing the protein MTDRSESIESMEQLAAAWRTVVHDRDPRADVRDLPGIAVRWADSRFAFWNCITLTEDGADPGLLRRRLGEAADIMRAKRRPGFLWLFAGLLGGGARAQLSAAAQQAGLTRAMSGTGMAGDLLPVPDPRHPDLEFHRVATEDQVRAFADLNSRAYGFALEDGRDGLLGAPLWTGRAHAYLGLRDGVPVTCAAALETEGRLFVLLVATDPDWQRRGYAEAVTRKVLHEGARGAGLARATLHATAAGAPVYRRIGFAPNSPLHFYGLKG